One genomic region from Paramicrobacterium agarici encodes:
- a CDS encoding ABC transporter substrate-binding protein yields the protein MLATGCSAGSGSAASGDEDITLTITTFGTFGYDDLYKEYEELHPNVTIKPTNIDTGGNARTDAFTKLAAGSGLSDIVAIEEGWLGAIMEVSDRFVDLNDFGAQDIKDRWLDWKFEQGTDADGRVIGYGTDIGPTGLCYNGKLFEEAGLPSDRAEVAELFGGADASWDTYFELGAEYTEKTGKAWYDHSGFVWNSMVNQMDEGYYTSDGELNIEGNSEMRDRFDQLAEATLNGQSAAQTAWDWGGGKAFVDGSFATFVCPGWMLGTIKGQLEAGGGDASTGWDFADVFPGGPVNWGGAFLSIPTTSKHQEAAAELTAWLTAPEQQVKQSKAAGNFPSTIEAAETIAEESAPNELFNDAPTGAILAERAKGVKAQFKGPDDSVIQENVFGPALNLLDQQEATADEAWQQAMDLLQDLVIDN from the coding sequence ATGCTGGCGACGGGCTGTTCCGCAGGCAGTGGCTCTGCAGCATCCGGTGACGAAGACATCACCCTCACCATCACGACGTTCGGAACCTTCGGCTACGACGACCTCTACAAGGAGTACGAAGAGCTGCACCCGAACGTCACGATCAAGCCCACCAACATCGACACCGGAGGCAACGCGCGCACCGACGCCTTCACGAAGCTCGCGGCCGGCTCTGGCCTGAGCGACATCGTCGCGATCGAGGAGGGCTGGCTCGGCGCCATCATGGAGGTCTCCGACCGCTTCGTCGACCTCAACGATTTCGGCGCTCAGGACATCAAGGACCGCTGGCTCGACTGGAAGTTCGAGCAGGGCACCGACGCGGACGGCCGCGTCATCGGCTACGGAACCGACATTGGCCCGACCGGCCTCTGCTACAACGGCAAGCTCTTCGAAGAAGCAGGCCTGCCGAGCGACCGCGCCGAGGTCGCCGAATTGTTCGGGGGCGCCGACGCGAGCTGGGACACCTACTTCGAGCTCGGTGCCGAATACACCGAGAAGACCGGCAAGGCCTGGTACGACCACTCGGGCTTCGTCTGGAACTCCATGGTCAACCAGATGGACGAGGGTTACTACACCTCGGACGGCGAGCTCAACATCGAGGGCAACTCTGAGATGCGCGACCGCTTCGATCAGCTCGCCGAAGCCACGCTGAACGGCCAGTCGGCCGCGCAGACCGCATGGGACTGGGGCGGCGGTAAGGCATTCGTCGACGGCTCGTTCGCCACGTTCGTGTGCCCGGGCTGGATGCTGGGAACGATCAAGGGTCAGCTTGAGGCTGGTGGCGGCGACGCCAGCACGGGCTGGGACTTCGCAGACGTCTTCCCCGGAGGCCCCGTGAACTGGGGCGGCGCGTTCCTCTCGATCCCGACGACCTCGAAGCACCAGGAAGCAGCAGCTGAGCTCACTGCATGGCTGACCGCTCCCGAGCAGCAGGTCAAGCAGTCGAAGGCTGCCGGCAACTTCCCGAGCACGATTGAAGCGGCCGAGACCATTGCTGAAGAGTCAGCACCGAACGAGCTGTTCAACGACGCACCAACGGGTGCCATCCTCGCCGAGCGCGCCAAGGGCGTGAAGGCGCAGTTCAAGGGCCCCGACGACTCCGTGATTCAGGAGAACGTCTTCGGTCCGGCGCTCAACCTGCTCGACCAGCAGGAGGCGACAGCAGACGAAGCATGGCAGCAGGCCATGGATCTTCTGCAGGATCTCGTCATCGACAACTGA
- a CDS encoding amidase domain-containing protein — protein MRHSPRTVAAAAVFVVSALLLAGCTAAFAETAGTVAQRLQPRPVPSATATPIAIPTVEAASPASGSLSGGDTVTLTGSSLSQVTAVMFGEQAATDLTVVDENTITVVAPRHATYQSGSVAITAKSGEQTVPATGDLSYEYTAVSDVDRQMQYALAYWKDYNDDEWGNYNPLGGDCANFVSQTLAARGWEQTATWRNSAGSATSAWSFVPALDNWLQTVPDVTRLSSEQRDQVAVGDVAVFSWSGTGYRDHVMIVSDVIANDDGSIDIKLVGHNVDYDFRDLDETLTEEHPGGDVWFYSIP, from the coding sequence ATGCGTCATTCGCCACGTACCGTCGCTGCCGCGGCGGTTTTCGTCGTGTCTGCGCTGCTGCTCGCGGGATGCACCGCGGCTTTCGCCGAGACCGCGGGCACGGTCGCACAGCGTCTCCAGCCGCGTCCCGTTCCGTCGGCGACGGCGACCCCCATCGCGATTCCGACGGTCGAGGCGGCCTCACCGGCATCCGGATCCCTCTCGGGTGGCGACACCGTCACGCTCACGGGCTCGTCGCTGTCGCAGGTGACGGCGGTGATGTTCGGCGAGCAGGCCGCGACCGACCTGACCGTCGTCGACGAGAACACCATCACGGTGGTCGCACCACGGCACGCCACCTACCAGTCGGGCAGCGTCGCCATAACCGCGAAGTCGGGCGAGCAGACCGTGCCGGCGACCGGAGACCTCAGCTACGAGTACACGGCCGTCAGCGATGTCGACCGGCAGATGCAGTACGCGCTGGCGTACTGGAAGGACTACAACGACGACGAGTGGGGCAATTACAACCCGCTCGGAGGCGATTGCGCCAACTTCGTCTCGCAGACTCTCGCCGCTCGCGGGTGGGAGCAGACCGCGACGTGGCGCAACTCAGCGGGGAGCGCGACCTCAGCCTGGTCGTTCGTGCCGGCACTCGACAACTGGCTGCAGACCGTTCCCGATGTGACCCGCTTGAGCAGCGAGCAGCGCGATCAGGTTGCGGTCGGAGACGTTGCGGTCTTCAGCTGGAGCGGAACGGGGTATCGCGACCACGTCATGATCGTCTCTGACGTGATCGCGAACGACGACGGCAGCATCGACATCAAGCTCGTCGGGCACAACGTCGACTACGATTTCCGCGACCTCGACGAGACGCTCACCGAGGAGCATCCCGGCGGCGACGTCTGGTTCTACTCGATCCCGTAG
- the pgm gene encoding phosphoglucomutase (alpha-D-glucose-1,6-bisphosphate-dependent) — MNERAGTVATDEDLVDIEALIAAYHERKPDPSVASQRVVFGTSGHRGSSLNSAFNDDHIAATTQAIVEYRASIGVDGPLFLGADTHALSAPAHTTALEVLVANNVHVLVDEFGDYVPTPALSHAILVYNNDPAHHDRADGIIITPSHNPPTDGGFKYNPPHGGPADRDATSWIADRANALIEAGLTDVKRAQPSAVDTYDFRGRYVDDLASIIDMDAVKASGIRIGADPLGGASVHYWQAIAERYDLNLTVVNPLVDPTWRFMTLDWDGKIRMDPSSPSAMASVLTHQSDYDILTGNDADADRHGIVTPDAGLMNPNHFLAVAIDYLYQHRPGWNPDAAIGKTLVSSSMIDRVAASLDRTLWEVPVGFKWFVPGLVDGSVGFGGEESAGASFLRMDGTVWTTDKDGILLCLLAAEIRAVTGKSPSQLYAGLTQRFGDPAYRRVDAPASPQQKAALKKLDGDAITATSLAGEEITAKLSHAPGNDAEIGGVKVVTENAWFAARPSGTEDVYKIYAESFRGQEHLEQVLAEAKSIVDAALEG; from the coding sequence ATGAACGAGCGTGCTGGAACCGTCGCCACCGACGAGGATCTTGTCGACATCGAAGCTCTGATCGCCGCGTATCACGAGCGCAAGCCCGACCCCAGTGTCGCCTCGCAGCGCGTGGTGTTCGGCACGAGCGGTCACAGAGGATCGTCGCTCAACTCAGCATTCAACGACGATCACATTGCCGCGACCACGCAGGCGATCGTGGAGTACCGGGCTTCGATCGGCGTCGACGGACCTCTGTTCCTGGGAGCCGACACGCACGCGCTCAGCGCCCCCGCGCATACGACGGCGCTCGAAGTGCTGGTGGCGAACAACGTGCACGTGCTCGTCGACGAGTTCGGCGACTACGTGCCGACGCCCGCGCTCAGCCACGCGATCCTCGTCTACAACAACGATCCGGCGCACCACGATCGCGCCGACGGCATCATCATCACGCCGAGCCACAATCCGCCGACCGACGGCGGCTTCAAATACAACCCACCCCACGGCGGCCCCGCCGACAGAGACGCGACATCGTGGATCGCCGACCGCGCCAACGCGCTCATCGAGGCTGGTCTCACCGATGTGAAGCGTGCCCAGCCGAGCGCTGTCGACACCTACGATTTCCGCGGCCGATACGTCGACGATCTCGCGAGCATCATCGACATGGATGCTGTCAAGGCTTCGGGAATCCGCATCGGAGCCGACCCTCTCGGTGGTGCGAGCGTGCACTACTGGCAGGCGATCGCCGAGCGCTATGACCTCAACCTCACAGTCGTGAACCCCCTCGTCGACCCGACGTGGCGATTCATGACGCTGGACTGGGACGGCAAGATCCGCATGGATCCCTCAAGCCCGTCGGCCATGGCGTCCGTTCTGACCCATCAGAGCGACTACGACATCCTCACCGGAAACGACGCCGACGCCGACCGGCACGGCATCGTCACGCCCGATGCGGGACTCATGAACCCGAATCACTTTCTCGCTGTCGCGATCGACTATCTCTACCAGCACCGCCCGGGCTGGAATCCGGATGCTGCGATCGGAAAGACGCTCGTGTCAAGTTCCATGATCGACCGCGTCGCCGCATCCCTCGATCGCACACTGTGGGAGGTGCCGGTCGGATTCAAGTGGTTCGTTCCCGGGCTCGTCGACGGCTCGGTCGGGTTCGGCGGCGAAGAGAGCGCCGGCGCGAGTTTCTTGCGCATGGACGGAACCGTCTGGACGACAGACAAAGACGGCATCCTGCTCTGCCTTCTCGCCGCTGAGATTCGCGCTGTCACCGGAAAGTCACCGTCGCAGCTGTACGCGGGACTCACGCAGCGCTTCGGCGATCCCGCGTACCGGCGCGTCGATGCTCCAGCGAGCCCGCAGCAGAAGGCCGCGCTCAAGAAGCTCGACGGCGATGCGATCACGGCAACCTCGCTCGCGGGCGAAGAGATCACAGCGAAGCTCTCGCACGCGCCGGGCAATGACGCGGAGATCGGCGGAGTCAAGGTCGTGACTGAGAATGCCTGGTTCGCGGCGCGTCCGAGCGGTACCGAAGACGTGTACAAGATCTACGCCGAGTCGTTCCGCGGGCAGGAGCACCTCGAGCAGGTGCTCGCCGAGGCGAAGAGCATCGTCGACGCTGCACTCGAGGGCTGA
- a CDS encoding carbohydrate ABC transporter permease yields the protein MTATLTPGTTTPPRPSQPRTADRAERRRHWLSRLDVKASPYAYVAPFFILFGLVGLFPLIYTFVVSLYDWDLLKGQGDFVGIANFMSVLQDEYFWNSLFNTLSIFILSSIPQLIAATFIAAILDQNIRAKTFWRMSVLLPYVVTPAAVALIFSNMFSEDYGLINNMLQNFGLDAIGWKTDTFASHIAIATMVNWRWTGYNALILLAAMQSVPRDVHESAALDGAGALRRFFSITLPSIRPTMVFVIITATIGGLQIFVEPRMFDASTAGGAQRQFQTTVLYLWEMAFFRQNFGEASAIAWLLFLIIICFGLINFMLSRTIATAETKVTSTRRQKRLARLRSARSTPATTRSTEDAQ from the coding sequence ATGACTGCAACACTCACCCCGGGCACGACAACGCCTCCCCGTCCTTCACAGCCGCGCACAGCCGATCGCGCTGAGCGCCGACGCCACTGGCTCAGCCGCCTCGACGTCAAGGCTTCTCCGTACGCTTACGTCGCGCCGTTCTTCATTCTGTTCGGACTCGTCGGCCTCTTTCCGCTCATCTACACGTTCGTCGTCTCGCTCTACGACTGGGACCTTCTGAAGGGCCAGGGCGACTTCGTCGGCATCGCCAACTTCATGAGTGTTCTGCAAGACGAGTACTTCTGGAACTCGCTGTTCAATACGCTCAGCATCTTTATTCTCTCGTCGATCCCCCAGCTCATCGCCGCAACGTTCATCGCGGCGATCCTCGACCAGAACATTCGCGCCAAGACGTTCTGGCGCATGAGCGTTCTGCTGCCCTACGTTGTGACGCCTGCCGCTGTCGCGCTCATCTTCTCGAATATGTTCAGCGAGGACTACGGCCTCATCAACAACATGCTGCAGAACTTCGGCCTCGACGCCATCGGCTGGAAGACCGACACCTTCGCGAGCCACATCGCGATCGCGACGATGGTCAACTGGCGATGGACCGGCTACAACGCGCTCATCCTGCTCGCGGCGATGCAATCCGTGCCGCGCGACGTCCACGAATCCGCGGCGCTGGATGGCGCCGGAGCACTGCGCCGGTTCTTCAGCATCACCCTCCCAAGCATCCGCCCCACCATGGTCTTCGTCATCATCACGGCGACCATCGGCGGTCTGCAGATCTTCGTCGAGCCTCGTATGTTCGACGCCTCGACGGCGGGCGGCGCTCAGCGTCAGTTCCAGACGACGGTTCTCTACCTGTGGGAGATGGCATTCTTCCGTCAGAACTTCGGTGAGGCATCAGCGATCGCGTGGCTGCTGTTTCTCATCATCATCTGCTTCGGCCTGATCAATTTCATGCTGTCGAGGACCATCGCCACCGCCGAGACCAAGGTGACCTCGACGAGGCGGCAGAAGCGGCTCGCTCGCTTGCGAAGCGCTCGATCCACACCCGCCACGACGCGCAGCACGGAGGACGCACAATGA